In one Thunnus maccoyii chromosome 12, fThuMac1.1, whole genome shotgun sequence genomic region, the following are encoded:
- the LOC121908573 gene encoding zinc finger and SCAN domain-containing protein 12-like: protein MCSVVGCVSSGDTNQRFKLPEDPERRLEWVQFLATVNKQRFKESSWTDIAICRQHFKDDCFENLTPSHPSGTVQLKPEAVPSLCVQPESDEPDADLKSQTCDESVETEEIAPQCDQLDTESALTSVAAQETPVVPCGVSCSTDAFISLYSQLKQNHVNIDVIKEKVTLLKMKGKYIVNEKRLLQLFSSTCPLCGGKLHMEVTSGVLLILNQQCLQCEYRNQWKSQVNASDPTAEDKHLTGGTAVTSETQQTVPTDDNHSSITAVSEIVTVIDEQSDPVDESESSDEDEVDSDEEWKPLNKFLASKERPKESDDEDESEEIEEDDFPPLPSQHSQLCTECGKFFNKWRSHTCEHKIKPYSCNTCGKRCVSETALNSHGRVHDDNYEHRCKYCHVTFKTKGDKMTHEKIHLTQGKPYKCPDCSETFATNKDRRIHLEDHRGPRQLKCDICGIEFLSPLNLQRHKVVHTGLRPFKCSVCQRGFNQAGHLKSHMRLHTGERPYKCQHCDKRFNHNVSLKSHVQRYHTSSSGCEQKEEEINKRADGSGDAQENGSKRGSDSELGNVEDEDDTDSDVRNDRTGVPKKKMRSTGRPIGRPKSSATGTREGRGSNTKKAKVKLQKLKRTRCSDEESEDEQTDSHTSFDTAEKEEAKSKKARKSTNSDDSDFDPEERKKQRHSSPKSGKSSGKRRGRPRKNIVV, encoded by the exons ATGTGCTCCGTCGTCGGATGCGTTTCGTCGGGTGACACAAACCAGCGATTCAAGTTACCCGAGGACCCGGAGAGGAGGCTGGAGTGGGTTCAGTTCCTCGCCACGGTTAACAAGCAGCGGTTTAAAGAGTCGTCCTGGACCGATATCGCCATTTGTAGGCAACACTTTAAAGATGATTGTTTTGAAAACCTGACTCCGAGCCATCCGAGTGGTACGGTCCAGCTAAAGCCCGAAGCCGTCCCATCACTGTGTGTCCAGCCAGAGTCAGACGAACCTGATGCAGATCTGAAGAGCCAAACATGTGAT GAGTCTGTGgaaacagaggaaattgctCCTCAGTGTGATCAACTTGACACAGAGTCAGCACTAACTTCAGTGG CTGCCCAAGAAACTCCAGTGGTGCCGTGTGGTGTCTCATGTTCAACCGATGCTTTTATATCCCTATACAGCCAGCTGAAACAAAACCATGTGAACATTGATGTGATCAAGGAAAA AGTTACACTTCTAAAGATGAAAGGAAAGTATATTGTGAATGAAAAACGCCTCCTCCAGTTGTTCAGCAGCACATGCCCGTTATGTGGCGGGAAACTTCATATGGAGGTCACCAGTGGGGTCCTCCTCATCTTGAACCAACAGTGCCTTCAGTGTGAGTACAGAAACCAGTGGAAAAGCCAGGTCAATGCTAGTGACCCAACAGCTGAAGATAAACACCTGACAGGAGGCACTGCTGTAACTTCAGAGACCCAACAG ACGGTGCCAACAGATGACAACCACAGCAGCATCACAGCTGTCTCTGAGATTGTTACTGTTATCGATGAGCAAAGTGATCCAGTGGATGAAAGTGAATcaagtgatgaagatgaagttGATTCAGATGAAGAATGGAAGCCACTAAATAAATTTTTGGCATCCAAAGAGCGTCCAAAGGAATCTGATGACGAAGATGAAAGTGAAGAGATTGAAGAAGAtgattttcctcctcttccctcccaaCACAGTCAACTCTGCACAGAGTGTGGGAAGTTTTTCAACAAATGGAGGTCTCACACTTGTGAGCATAAAATTAAACCCTATTCTTGCAACACTTGTGGCAAGAGATGTGTCAGTGAGACTGCTCTAAACTCTCACGGCAGAGTCCACGATGACAACTATGAGCATCGGTGCAAATACTGCCATgttacattcaaaacaaaaggGGACAAAATGACTCACGAGAAGATCCACCTAACTCAAGGAAAACCATATAAATGTCCAGACTGTTCAGAGACATTTGCCACCAATAAAGACCGCCGAATTCACCTGGAAGATCACAGAGGCCCCAGGCAGTTAAAATGTGACATCTGTGGGATTGAATTTCTCTCGCCCCTTAATCTCCAGAGACACAAAGTTGTGCATACAGGATTGAGGCCATTTAAGTGTTCAGTCTGCCAACGTGGCTTCAACCAGGCGGGCCACCTCAAATCCCACATGCGCCTGCACACAGGGGAGAGGCCTTATAAGTGTCAGCATTGTGATAAACGCTTCAATCACAATGTGAGCTTGAAGAGTCATGTGCAGCGTTACCACACATCCAGTTCTGGATGTGaacaaaaggaggaggagataaacaAGAGGGCCGATGGCAGTGGTGATGCTCAGGAGAACGGGAGTAAGAGAGGCTCAGACTCAGAGCTTGGCAATGTAGAGGATGAAGATGATACAGATTCGGATGTGCGGAATGATAGAACAGGCGTacctaaaaagaaaatgagaagcACAGGTCGACCCATAGGAAGGCCAAAGAGCAGTGCAACAGGCACCAGGGAAGGCCGGGGATCAAACACTAAGAAAGCCAAAGTAAAGCTTCAGAAGTTAAAGAGAACTCGTTGCAGTGATGAGGAAAGTGAGGACGAGCAGACTGACAGTCACACATCCTTTGACAcagcagagaaagaagaggCAAAGAGCAAGAAAGCGAGGAAGAGCACAAATTCTGACGACTCTGATTTTGACccagaagagagaaagaaacagaggcACAGCAGCCCGAAGAGTGGTAAGAGCTCAGGGAAGCGAAGGGGAAGACCAAGAAAGAATATAGTGgtctga